One genomic region from Knoellia sp. p5-6-4 encodes:
- a CDS encoding AGE family epimerase/isomerase: protein MVATLPGESRAGSSSDPRSAEHQAWLAAERDRLWRFGAAAVLPDGGFGWLDDTGRVDPTRPVEAWISCRMTHVAALETLAGRDAAEPVLDHGVRTLETTLHDTEHDGWYAAVGPGSAVTDEKRAYEHAFVLLGAAGAVAAGHPRGERLLDRAREVFDTHFWSDEEGMAVDVWARGWDRLEPYRGANANMHGVEAMLAVHDVTGDRTWLDRASRVTERLLHEQARSHGWLLPEHYTPSWEPVLDFNRTEPAHPFRPFGATVGHLLEWARLTLHLRHALGPQAPSWMLEAARALFATAVDVGWDVDGAAGFVYTTDFAGSPVVHTRLHWVVTEAIAAAYTLWDATGEEGYRRWYATWWDYADRHLIDLEDGSWRHELDEHNRPAASVWQGKPDVYHAYQAALLPSLGSISSFAGALGRHDRG from the coding sequence ATGGTGGCGACGTTGCCTGGTGAGTCAAGGGCTGGGTCGTCCTCCGACCCCCGAAGCGCCGAGCACCAGGCGTGGCTCGCCGCCGAGCGCGACCGGCTGTGGCGCTTCGGGGCGGCGGCGGTGCTGCCGGACGGCGGCTTCGGGTGGCTCGACGACACCGGCCGCGTCGACCCGACGCGGCCCGTGGAGGCATGGATCTCCTGCCGCATGACGCACGTCGCCGCCCTCGAGACACTTGCGGGGCGGGACGCCGCGGAGCCGGTCCTCGACCACGGCGTGCGCACGCTCGAGACCACGCTGCACGACACCGAGCACGACGGCTGGTATGCCGCGGTGGGGCCGGGCAGCGCCGTCACCGACGAGAAGCGCGCCTACGAGCACGCCTTCGTGCTGCTGGGCGCGGCCGGTGCCGTGGCGGCGGGACACCCCCGCGGTGAGCGGCTGCTGGACCGTGCCCGAGAGGTGTTCGACACCCACTTCTGGTCGGACGAGGAGGGGATGGCGGTCGACGTCTGGGCCCGCGGGTGGGACCGGCTCGAGCCCTACCGAGGGGCCAACGCCAACATGCACGGTGTCGAGGCGATGCTCGCCGTGCACGACGTCACCGGCGACCGCACCTGGCTCGATCGGGCCTCCCGTGTCACCGAGCGCCTGTTGCACGAGCAGGCGCGCAGCCACGGCTGGCTGCTCCCGGAGCACTACACCCCGAGCTGGGAGCCCGTGCTGGACTTCAACCGGACCGAGCCGGCCCACCCCTTCCGGCCGTTCGGCGCCACGGTGGGCCACCTCCTGGAGTGGGCTCGGCTCACCCTCCACCTGCGCCACGCTCTGGGACCACAGGCGCCGTCGTGGATGCTCGAGGCCGCTCGAGCGCTGTTCGCCACCGCGGTGGACGTCGGCTGGGACGTCGACGGCGCCGCGGGCTTCGTCTACACGACCGACTTCGCCGGCTCACCGGTGGTGCACACCCGGCTGCACTGGGTCGTCACCGAGGCCATCGCCGCGGCATACACCCTCTGGGACGCCACCGGAGAGGAGGGCTACCGACGGTGGTACGCCACGTGGTGGGACTACGCGGACCGGCACCTCATCGACCTCGAAGACGGGTCCTGGCGCCATGAGCTCGACGAGCACAACCGTCCGGCCGCGTCGGTGTGGCAGGGGAAGCCGGACGTCTACCACGCCTACCAGGCAGCTCTCCTGCCCTCGCTGGGCTCCATCTCGTCCTTCGCCGGCGCCCTGGGACGACACGACCGGGGGTGA
- a CDS encoding pyridoxamine 5'-phosphate oxidase family protein yields MDETLAPMEHLTVSESWSLVRSVPVGRLAVVVDGKPEIFPLNHVVDQGTLVFRTAEGTKLSGAVGHDVAYEVDGIGQEGAVAWSVVIKGRAREVARLHESLEALDLPLQPWHRGPKPRVVRIEPEEVHGRRFTVTLTPTRPPAPHAGEE; encoded by the coding sequence ATGGACGAGACGCTTGCCCCGATGGAGCACCTGACGGTGTCGGAGTCGTGGTCCCTGGTGCGCTCGGTGCCGGTGGGCCGGCTCGCGGTGGTGGTCGACGGCAAGCCGGAGATCTTCCCGCTGAACCACGTGGTCGACCAGGGGACGCTCGTCTTCCGCACGGCCGAGGGCACCAAGCTCTCGGGGGCGGTGGGGCACGACGTCGCCTACGAGGTCGACGGCATCGGGCAGGAGGGCGCAGTCGCGTGGAGCGTCGTCATCAAGGGCCGGGCCCGTGAGGTGGCGCGGCTGCACGAGTCCCTCGAGGCACTGGACCTGCCCCTCCAACCCTGGCACCGCGGGCCGAAGCCGAGGGTGGTGCGCATCGAGCCGGAGGAGGTCCACGGCCGGCGGTTCACGGTGACGCTGACGCCGACGCGGCCGCCGGCTCCCCACGCCGGCGAGGAGTAG
- a CDS encoding universal stress protein yields the protein MSSNFAGVVVGFDGSATSTAALDWAAAEAARRGVPLKVVLAVELGAALPMPMDSGAPWALAKIEGAAREVLADAVERARKTDPGLVVESSLVIDTAAAALVAASRSAVLVVVGNRGHGDLVGTLLGSVAFGVTAHSQCPVAVVRGASTRVPGPGAPVVVGVDGSPASNAAVDEASELAERAGAALHVVAAYQVPVTGWVGVTPWLDVYPEEELADAAAGTAKAVLAQARERVRRNHPALDVEYTAVRDRPAYALAERSKTAGVVVVGSRGRGGFRSLILGSVSRGLVHIAESPVLVVHAPDEAYEADV from the coding sequence ATGAGCAGCAACTTCGCCGGCGTCGTGGTGGGCTTCGATGGCTCGGCGACCTCGACCGCGGCCCTGGACTGGGCGGCGGCGGAGGCGGCACGGCGTGGGGTGCCGCTCAAGGTCGTCCTCGCCGTGGAGCTCGGCGCCGCCCTCCCCATGCCCATGGACTCCGGAGCCCCGTGGGCCCTGGCGAAGATCGAGGGGGCGGCCCGCGAGGTGCTCGCCGACGCTGTCGAGCGGGCCCGCAAGACCGACCCCGGCCTCGTGGTCGAGTCGAGCCTGGTCATCGACACCGCCGCGGCCGCCCTCGTTGCCGCCTCCCGCAGCGCGGTTCTCGTCGTCGTGGGCAACCGGGGTCACGGTGACCTCGTGGGCACCCTCCTCGGCTCCGTGGCGTTCGGCGTCACGGCGCACTCGCAGTGCCCCGTGGCGGTGGTGCGTGGCGCGTCCACGCGGGTGCCGGGACCCGGCGCCCCCGTGGTGGTCGGTGTCGACGGCTCGCCCGCCTCCAACGCCGCGGTCGACGAGGCCTCCGAGCTCGCCGAACGCGCCGGTGCCGCCCTGCACGTGGTTGCCGCCTACCAGGTGCCCGTCACGGGGTGGGTGGGCGTGACTCCGTGGCTGGACGTCTACCCGGAGGAGGAGCTCGCCGATGCTGCGGCAGGCACGGCCAAGGCCGTCCTCGCCCAGGCGCGCGAGCGGGTCCGGCGCAACCACCCCGCTCTCGATGTCGAGTACACCGCGGTGCGCGACCGGCCGGCATACGCCCTCGCGGAGCGCTCGAAGACCGCCGGAGTCGTGGTCGTGGGGTCACGCGGACGGGGAGGCTTCCGCAGCCTGATCCTCGGCTCGGTCAGCCGCGGCCTGGTGCACATCGCGGAGAGCCCCGTGCTGGTCGTGCACGCGCCGGACGAGGCCTACGAGGCCGACGTCTGA
- a CDS encoding glycogen debranching protein, whose product MSDLPLDQIEAAARRVLAQNDLGSLVMAAPRLYPHQWSWDAAFISIGLARVSVARALTELRSLLAAQWSTGMIPHIVFTPGAAYFPGPDVWDTDRAAAKPSGVHTSGICQPPVHAIALARILQIATDEGGPAQEEARAFAAEAVPRLAAWHRWLSTARDPDGQGLVQIHHGWESGMDNSPRWDSAYAAIRVAQEHELRRHDTALVADVSERPSDAEYQRYLHLVAQMRSVDYDDRRIAEVIDFRVGDVFMTAVLAVAAEELTAVGRDLGMEQEVADQMDIAARARAAVLASVAPDSGLCRDWDARAGSWTDAESLASFAVLLCGGDDEVYPRQRETITGPRWAGHPRLRFALPPTLSPDDPGFRPRTYWRGPIWPVMNWLFWWALERHGDQELADRWRSEGLAQLADLTCAEYYEPLTGDPLGSHGQSWTAAAALDWLGARPT is encoded by the coding sequence ATGAGTGACCTGCCGCTCGACCAGATCGAGGCTGCTGCGCGTCGCGTGCTGGCGCAGAACGACCTGGGCTCCTTGGTGATGGCCGCCCCCAGGCTCTACCCGCACCAGTGGTCGTGGGACGCCGCGTTCATCTCGATCGGGCTGGCCCGCGTCTCCGTCGCCCGGGCCCTCACCGAGCTGCGCAGCCTGCTGGCCGCCCAGTGGAGCACCGGGATGATTCCGCACATCGTGTTCACCCCAGGGGCGGCATACTTCCCCGGCCCAGACGTGTGGGACACCGACCGCGCCGCGGCCAAGCCCTCCGGGGTGCATACCAGCGGGATCTGCCAGCCACCGGTCCACGCCATCGCGCTCGCCCGCATCCTGCAGATCGCGACCGACGAGGGTGGGCCGGCGCAGGAGGAGGCGCGGGCCTTCGCCGCGGAGGCCGTGCCCCGGCTCGCCGCCTGGCACCGGTGGCTGTCGACCGCTCGGGACCCCGACGGGCAGGGTCTGGTGCAGATCCACCACGGGTGGGAGTCGGGCATGGACAACTCCCCGCGCTGGGACTCCGCCTACGCAGCGATCAGGGTCGCGCAGGAGCACGAGCTGCGGCGCCACGACACCGCGCTCGTCGCCGACGTCTCCGAGCGGCCGTCGGACGCCGAGTACCAGCGCTACCTCCACCTCGTCGCACAGATGCGGTCCGTCGACTACGACGACAGGCGCATCGCGGAGGTCATCGACTTCCGGGTGGGCGACGTCTTCATGACGGCCGTCCTCGCCGTCGCTGCAGAAGAGCTCACCGCTGTCGGGCGCGACCTCGGAATGGAGCAGGAGGTGGCCGACCAGATGGACATCGCTGCACGAGCCCGGGCAGCGGTGCTCGCCAGCGTCGCGCCCGACAGTGGTCTCTGCCGGGACTGGGACGCCCGCGCGGGCTCGTGGACCGACGCGGAGTCGCTCGCCTCGTTCGCCGTCCTGCTGTGCGGGGGTGACGACGAGGTCTACCCCCGGCAGCGCGAGACCATCACCGGCCCACGGTGGGCCGGCCACCCCAGGTTGCGTTTCGCCCTGCCGCCGACGTTGTCGCCTGACGATCCGGGCTTCCGGCCCCGCACCTACTGGCGGGGTCCGATCTGGCCGGTGATGAACTGGCTCTTCTGGTGGGCCCTCGAACGCCACGGCGACCAGGAGCTCGCCGACCGGTGGCGGTCGGAGGGGCTGGCCCAGCTCGCCGACCTCACCTGTGCCGAGTACTACGAACCCCTCACGGGTGATCCGCTCGGCAGCCACGGCCAGTCTTGGACCGCGGCGGCCGCCCTGGACTGGCTCGGCGCTCGCCCGACCTGA
- a CDS encoding thiamine pyrophosphate-dependent dehydrogenase E1 component subunit alpha: protein MPASRGERLQGLYLQMCRIRWTEQALALLWHDGLVSGEMHLGIGEEAVVAGVVANLDQRDALALDYRSTPALVARGVDLTALLLEVLGSPHGLCGGRAGHMHLMSRAHLAAASGIVGAPGPLACGFGLAARGRGEGGVAVAFFGDGAVNEGMLMESLNLASAWRLPVVFVCKDNRWAVTTRSSALTGGGLRGRLAAFGMPVERVDGRDVEAVARAASSAVFRARRGSGPTTLLATCPRPEGHFLGDPLVRLTSAVSELATEVGPLLGELRSQPGAPLPHRLAALTSMGSKAVSVAVRRPGDASDPVRRAGRKLSAAAATELAGQARLEVETALREALARAVRDG from the coding sequence ATGCCGGCCAGCCGGGGCGAGCGGCTGCAGGGGCTCTACCTGCAGATGTGTCGGATCCGGTGGACCGAACAGGCGCTCGCCCTCCTGTGGCACGACGGCCTGGTGTCGGGGGAGATGCACCTCGGCATCGGCGAGGAGGCCGTGGTCGCCGGCGTGGTGGCGAACCTCGACCAACGCGACGCCCTGGCTCTCGACTACCGGTCCACCCCAGCACTCGTCGCGCGCGGCGTGGACCTCACCGCGCTGCTCCTGGAGGTGCTGGGCTCCCCCCACGGGCTCTGCGGCGGCCGCGCCGGCCACATGCACCTGATGTCGCGCGCGCACCTGGCTGCGGCCTCGGGCATCGTCGGGGCACCCGGCCCGCTGGCGTGCGGGTTCGGCCTCGCCGCCCGCGGGAGGGGCGAGGGCGGCGTCGCGGTGGCCTTCTTCGGCGACGGCGCGGTCAACGAGGGAATGCTCATGGAGTCGCTCAACCTCGCCTCCGCCTGGCGCCTGCCCGTGGTCTTCGTGTGCAAGGACAACCGCTGGGCGGTGACCACGAGGTCCAGTGCCCTCACCGGTGGTGGGCTGCGGGGCCGCCTGGCGGCCTTCGGTATGCCGGTGGAGCGGGTGGACGGCCGCGATGTCGAGGCGGTGGCCCGAGCCGCCTCGAGCGCGGTGTTCCGGGCGCGGCGCGGCAGCGGGCCCACGACGCTGCTGGCGACCTGCCCACGGCCCGAGGGGCACTTCCTCGGCGACCCCCTGGTGCGCCTGACCTCCGCCGTGAGTGAGCTCGCGACCGAGGTCGGCCCGCTGCTCGGCGAGCTGCGGAGCCAGCCAGGAGCTCCCCTGCCGCACCGACTGGCCGCCCTCACCTCGATGGGCTCGAAGGCGGTTTCCGTGGCGGTGCGGCGTCCGGGCGACGCCAGCGACCCGGTGCGCCGGGCGGGGCGCAAGCTGTCCGCTGCCGCTGCGACCGAGCTGGCCGGCCAGGCCCGTCTCGAGGTGGAGACGGCGTTGCGTGAGGCGCTGGCCAGGGCGGTGCGCGATGGCTGA
- a CDS encoding SDR family oxidoreductase, with the protein MTRNRRGGPFPRGRAPRVARWCDAHVLVTGGSSGIGRAFVRQVARLGSTVSVLALDDGDLAATADELASLGIGHVALPTDVADEGSVASAVARATGALGPCDVLLTCAGIAHPGYFEQLDDSIFRRTMEIDYFGTLYAARAVVPAMVEHGHGSVVGISSTAGLVGVFGYSAYSPPKFAVRGLLEVLRVELHPKGIHVGCVCPPDTDTPQLAYENQFKPPETFAISGAIEPFTPERVAASIVHGMERGRFLITPGWQGQLVARTTGLAREAWFAYFDARVRSSRRTERVAHTTREPK; encoded by the coding sequence GTGACCCGGAATCGGCGTGGCGGCCCGTTCCCGCGCGGCAGGGCACCGCGGGTCGCGCGCTGGTGCGACGCGCACGTCCTGGTCACCGGAGGGTCGAGCGGCATCGGGCGGGCGTTCGTCCGCCAGGTCGCCCGCCTCGGGTCCACCGTCTCGGTGCTGGCCCTCGACGACGGCGACCTCGCCGCGACCGCAGACGAGCTGGCCTCACTCGGCATCGGGCACGTCGCGCTCCCCACCGACGTGGCCGACGAGGGCTCCGTGGCATCGGCAGTCGCCCGCGCCACCGGGGCTCTGGGGCCGTGCGACGTGCTGCTGACCTGCGCCGGAATCGCCCACCCCGGTTACTTCGAGCAGCTCGACGACAGCATCTTCCGGCGCACCATGGAGATCGACTACTTCGGCACCCTGTACGCCGCTCGGGCAGTGGTACCCGCGATGGTCGAGCACGGGCATGGCAGCGTCGTCGGCATCTCGTCGACGGCCGGGCTGGTCGGGGTGTTCGGCTACTCGGCCTACTCACCACCCAAGTTCGCCGTGCGCGGCCTGCTCGAGGTGCTGCGGGTCGAGCTGCACCCCAAGGGGATCCACGTCGGCTGCGTCTGCCCGCCCGACACCGACACGCCACAGCTGGCATACGAGAACCAGTTCAAGCCACCGGAGACGTTCGCCATCTCGGGCGCCATCGAACCCTTCACGCCCGAGCGCGTGGCGGCCAGCATCGTCCACGGCATGGAGCGGGGTCGCTTCCTCATCACGCCCGGCTGGCAGGGCCAGCTGGTGGCGCGCACCACCGGCCTGGCGCGGGAGGCGTGGTTCGCGTACTTCGACGCGCGGGTCCGGTCCTCTCGACGCACGGAGAGGGTCGCTCACACCACGCGGGAGCCGAAGTAG
- a CDS encoding transketolase C-terminal domain-containing protein, which yields MADTSFSEAVERALALAMARDPRVVVIGEDVRMLRRNAFVRFGGDRVVDSPISESALLGTALGASMAGLRPVVEVMFVDFIGVALDQLLNHAAKLEAFSGGRWQAPLVVRAACGGGYGDAGQHEQALWGLLAGIPGLSVVVPSTPADAAGLLLSAIAAPGPVVFLEHKLLSEQWLDYVGGASRAGVDFDVPAAGAHGEVAPEPAPVPLGVAALRRQGTDLVMVSLGVGVHRCVEAADRLAAEGLSAAVLDLRSVAPLDSEAVVDLARRTRRVLVVDEDYTRGGLSGEVAAMLAERGVPAAYGRVTTEETIPYARDLEAAVLPNTERVMDGARALMARSGLRQGG from the coding sequence ATGGCTGACACGTCGTTCTCGGAGGCCGTCGAGCGGGCACTCGCCCTGGCGATGGCCCGCGACCCACGGGTGGTGGTGATCGGTGAGGATGTGCGGATGTTGCGGCGCAACGCCTTCGTCCGCTTCGGCGGCGACCGGGTGGTCGACAGCCCCATCAGCGAGTCCGCCCTGCTGGGAACGGCGCTCGGCGCCTCGATGGCGGGACTGCGCCCGGTCGTCGAGGTCATGTTCGTCGACTTCATCGGCGTGGCGCTCGACCAGCTGCTCAACCACGCCGCCAAGCTCGAGGCCTTCAGCGGAGGGCGGTGGCAGGCGCCCCTGGTCGTCCGTGCCGCCTGCGGCGGTGGCTACGGGGACGCGGGCCAGCACGAGCAGGCGTTGTGGGGACTGCTCGCGGGCATCCCGGGGCTGTCGGTGGTCGTGCCGTCAACACCCGCGGACGCCGCGGGCTTGCTCCTGTCGGCGATCGCGGCCCCCGGCCCGGTCGTGTTCCTGGAGCACAAGCTCCTGTCGGAGCAGTGGCTGGACTACGTCGGTGGCGCGAGCAGGGCGGGCGTCGACTTCGACGTGCCCGCCGCCGGCGCTCACGGCGAGGTCGCCCCCGAGCCGGCGCCCGTGCCGCTGGGCGTGGCTGCCCTGCGGCGACAGGGCACCGACCTGGTGATGGTGTCGCTCGGTGTGGGGGTGCACCGCTGCGTCGAGGCGGCGGATCGCCTTGCAGCCGAGGGGCTCTCGGCGGCCGTGCTCGACCTGCGCAGCGTGGCGCCCCTGGACTCGGAGGCGGTGGTCGACCTTGCACGGCGCACGCGACGGGTCCTCGTCGTCGACGAGGACTACACCCGCGGTGGCCTGTCCGGCGAGGTGGCCGCCATGCTCGCCGAGCGCGGTGTGCCTGCGGCCTACGGCAGGGTCACCACCGAGGAGACGATCCCGTACGCGCGCGACCTGGAGGCCGCGGTGCTGCCCAACACCGAGCGGGTCATGGACGGGGCCCGAGCCCTCATGGCGCGGTCTGGGCTGCGGCAGGGAGGCTGA
- a CDS encoding chloride channel protein, with translation MTDPNASHDVAAPGPGSPVPSPPAGQPVTDPAAVVRSKPYLSALLLAAVLGIPISVAAYGFLALVTEVQTYLFTDLPNNVFAEGTPAWWPVPWLGLCGLLTGLTIRHLPGNGGHSPALGFHAGGGPPAARELPGIALASLATLSLGAVLGPEAPLIALGGGLAALTVRLARKDAPPMALTVMASAGSFAAISTLLGSPLLGAFLIMEAAGIAGATLTLVALPGLLASGVGALVFVGLDSWTGLGTFSLALTTVPPATAPTLASLAWALAVGAAGALLGWGIRWVGLSLRPMVHASRVLVTAALGLLIGLTAMTYQLLSGNSFSQVLFSGQDALPDLVADASSYSLGALLLLAGCKMLAYGLSLSAFRGGPVFPAMFIGAVLGIAASGLPGLDLAPAIGMGIGAMCCAMLRLPLTSTLLATLLLGVDGVAVTPQVVVAVAVAFVLTMVLPVPDRFTRAG, from the coding sequence GTGACCGACCCCAACGCCTCCCACGATGTCGCGGCACCGGGCCCGGGCAGCCCTGTGCCGTCACCGCCGGCGGGGCAGCCGGTCACGGACCCCGCTGCTGTCGTGCGCTCCAAGCCGTACCTGTCGGCGCTGTTGCTCGCCGCCGTCCTGGGCATCCCGATCTCCGTCGCGGCCTACGGCTTTCTGGCGCTGGTTACCGAGGTCCAGACGTACCTGTTCACGGACCTGCCGAACAACGTCTTCGCGGAGGGCACCCCCGCCTGGTGGCCGGTGCCCTGGCTGGGGCTGTGCGGACTGCTGACCGGCTTGACCATCCGCCACCTGCCCGGCAACGGCGGTCACTCGCCCGCGCTCGGGTTCCACGCCGGCGGAGGTCCGCCAGCAGCTCGCGAGCTGCCCGGCATCGCCCTGGCATCCTTGGCCACGCTGAGCCTGGGCGCAGTGCTCGGCCCCGAGGCGCCGCTGATCGCTCTCGGCGGAGGCCTTGCCGCGCTCACCGTCCGGCTGGCCCGCAAGGACGCACCACCGATGGCGCTGACGGTCATGGCCTCGGCCGGCAGCTTCGCGGCCATCAGCACGCTGCTCGGCTCACCCCTGCTCGGCGCCTTCCTCATCATGGAGGCTGCCGGGATCGCCGGTGCGACGCTCACCCTCGTCGCGCTGCCGGGCCTACTCGCCTCCGGTGTCGGCGCCCTGGTCTTCGTCGGCTTGGACAGCTGGACCGGGCTGGGCACGTTCTCGCTGGCCCTCACGACCGTGCCACCGGCAACGGCTCCGACGCTGGCGAGCCTCGCGTGGGCGCTGGCGGTGGGCGCAGCGGGGGCGCTGCTCGGCTGGGGAATCCGCTGGGTCGGCCTGTCGCTGCGCCCGATGGTGCACGCCAGCCGAGTCCTGGTGACCGCGGCCCTCGGCCTGCTCATCGGTCTCACGGCAATGACCTACCAGCTCCTCTCCGGGAACAGCTTCAGCCAGGTGTTGTTCTCCGGACAGGACGCACTGCCCGACCTGGTCGCGGACGCCTCCAGCTACTCGCTCGGCGCCCTCCTCCTGCTCGCCGGGTGCAAGATGCTGGCCTACGGCCTCTCCCTGAGCGCGTTCCGCGGCGGCCCGGTCTTTCCCGCCATGTTCATCGGTGCAGTGCTCGGCATCGCGGCAAGCGGCCTGCCCGGCCTCGACCTGGCGCCGGCGATCGGCATGGGCATCGGTGCGATGTGCTGCGCGATGCTGCGGTTGCCGCTGACCTCGACGCTGTTGGCCACCCTGCTGCTCGGCGTCGACGGCGTGGCAGTGACACCGCAGGTCGTGGTCGCCGTGGCAGTCGCCTTCGTCCTGACCATGGTTCTCCCCGTCCCTGACCGGTTCACCCGGGCGGGGTGA
- a CDS encoding SPW repeat protein, with protein sequence MKQKIHPQDFIVLIAGAYALLSPIWTTTEDRATTTMIVLGAVTVVLSVIELVRPDMLSVEGLTALMGVLFIISPWVMGFADTTAMAWTAWIVGAITLVVGALDLQVTRTHQRHAGATP encoded by the coding sequence GTGAAGCAGAAGATCCACCCACAGGACTTCATCGTCCTCATCGCCGGCGCCTATGCGCTGTTGTCCCCCATCTGGACCACGACGGAGGACCGGGCGACGACGACCATGATCGTCCTCGGTGCAGTCACCGTGGTGCTCTCCGTCATCGAGCTGGTGCGGCCCGACATGTTGTCGGTCGAGGGCCTCACCGCGCTGATGGGCGTGCTGTTCATCATCTCGCCGTGGGTCATGGGGTTCGCCGACACCACGGCCATGGCCTGGACGGCATGGATCGTCGGCGCGATCACGCTCGTCGTCGGCGCCCTGGACCTGCAGGTCACCCGCACGCACCAGCGGCACGCGGGCGCCACTCCCTAG
- a CDS encoding acetyl-CoA hydrolase/transferase C-terminal domain-containing protein produces the protein MRVVELEEAVRLAEAVQAVGAEPRVVTSGNFATPLPLLEAIAAQLPAFRLHLLNPQRGLPLHDGVVPETMFVGPGFRGHPRLAYVPSRLSLAPRLFSATLPPDIVLIHTTLPRDGMVSLGTEVNVLPAAIEAVRARGGLVLAQLNPLMPWTFGDALVPVDQIDAGVEVEQPLAVHTPSPPDHTSAHIGAQVAAAIGDGATIQAGIGAVPDATVAGLIDRSGLRVWTEMFSDGILALEQAGALDREVPINTSFVFGSAELYEWLDGNERVMMRRTEVTNSPARIAEQRMMTSVNTALQIDLFGQANASRINARIYSGFGGQTDFTVGALQSPGGQAFMALRSWHPKADCSTIVPLVDEPVTSFQHTAVVTEQGVARIAGLDERTQARNLIEHAAHPAVRDELREEARALGLL, from the coding sequence GTGAGGGTGGTCGAGCTGGAGGAGGCGGTTCGCCTCGCCGAGGCGGTGCAGGCCGTGGGCGCCGAGCCGCGAGTGGTCACCAGCGGCAACTTCGCTACACCACTGCCGCTGCTGGAGGCGATCGCCGCGCAGCTTCCGGCCTTCCGGCTGCACCTGCTGAACCCCCAGCGCGGCCTGCCCCTGCACGACGGCGTCGTGCCCGAGACGATGTTCGTGGGACCGGGCTTCCGCGGGCACCCGCGGCTGGCCTACGTGCCGAGCCGCCTCTCCCTGGCGCCCCGCCTGTTCTCCGCCACGCTCCCGCCGGACATCGTCCTCATCCACACGACCCTGCCGCGCGACGGGATGGTCTCGCTGGGCACGGAGGTCAACGTCCTGCCCGCGGCGATCGAGGCGGTCCGCGCCCGGGGCGGTCTGGTGCTCGCGCAGCTGAACCCGCTCATGCCCTGGACGTTCGGCGATGCCCTCGTGCCCGTCGACCAGATCGACGCCGGCGTCGAGGTGGAGCAGCCGCTGGCCGTGCACACCCCGTCCCCGCCTGACCACACCTCCGCCCACATCGGCGCCCAGGTCGCGGCGGCGATCGGCGACGGCGCGACCATCCAGGCGGGCATCGGCGCGGTGCCCGACGCCACCGTGGCCGGACTCATCGACCGGAGCGGGCTGCGGGTGTGGACCGAGATGTTCAGCGACGGGATCCTCGCGCTCGAGCAGGCGGGAGCCCTCGACCGGGAGGTGCCCATCAACACCTCGTTCGTGTTCGGGTCGGCCGAGCTCTACGAGTGGCTCGACGGCAACGAGCGCGTCATGATGCGCCGCACCGAGGTCACCAACTCCCCGGCCCGCATCGCCGAGCAGCGGATGATGACCTCGGTCAACACTGCGCTCCAGATCGACCTGTTCGGCCAGGCGAACGCGTCGCGGATCAACGCCCGGATCTACTCGGGATTCGGAGGCCAGACGGACTTCACCGTCGGCGCCCTGCAGTCCCCCGGCGGCCAGGCCTTCATGGCGCTGCGCTCGTGGCACCCCAAGGCCGACTGCTCGACGATCGTGCCGCTCGTCGACGAGCCCGTGACCTCCTTCCAGCACACGGCCGTCGTGACCGAGCAGGGCGTGGCGCGCATCGCCGGCCTCGACGAGCGCACGCAGGCTCGCAACCTCATCGAGCACGCCGCCCACCCGGCCGTGCGCGACGAGCTGCGCGAGGAGGCTCGAGCCCTGGGCCTGCTCTGA